TCACCCCGCTCCCCACCCATAAGGTTAAAAGGTCTTTGCCATTTGCCCTGTAGCACACCCATTGCCCTCAAAATCCAAAATTACTTATTTTGATCAAATCATCTTTTATTTCGCTGTATTTATCTTCTATTAGGTCCTTCTTGAAGGTATTTAACTCTTTTTCGAAATTCTCTATTGCGGTGAGTATATTATTTTTATTCTGTTTGAATATGTCGATCCACATTTGGGGATCGCTTTTCGACAGCCTTGTGGTGTCTTTAAAGCCAGTCCCGACTAATTTTAGATAATTTTCATTATCTTCTTTTAAATCCATGAGAGTTTTTACCAGATAATAAGAAATAACCTGCGGCAAATGGCTTGTTACTGATAGAATTTCATCGTGAGTTTCAGCATCTAATTTTATTGGAACAGCTCCAATTTTTGAAATTAATCTTTCAAACTTATTAAAATATATTTGGTCACAATTTACGCTTTTAACCAATATATAATATTTGTCCTTGAATAAATCCGCTTTTGCATTTAAAGGGCCGGACTTTTCGGATCCTGCCAATGGATGACCCCCTATAAAATTGATTTTTTTATTTTTAAAACAATCAAACAGCTTAATAATTTCATATTTAGTACTTCCAACATCAGTTACAACGGTATCTTCTTTTATTAGATCAATTGTATCACGTAAAATTATATTTATACTTTCTACCGGAGTTGCAAAAATTATTAAATCCACTGTTGAAATATCTGATATTTTTGCTGGTTCATCAATAGCTCCTAACTTTAAAGCTGCTTTTAAAGAATTATTATCGGTATCGTAGCCTATGATATTACTTATTTCTTTAGTTTCTTTAAATGCTAAAGCTAATGAAGTTCCAATTAAACCAGTGCCAACGATTATCGCGGTGTCAAATAACATTAATCTTTCCTCCAATGTCAGTCTAGTTTGTTTGCTAAGCTAAGATTTTACTATCTATGTCTAATATGGCTTTTATTTGTTCCATTAATTCACTGAATTGATCAAAATTCAGAGATTGTTTACCATCAGAAAGGGCGTTTTGAGGATCTGGATGCACTTCTATTATTAATCCGTCTGCACCGGCGGCTACAGCAGCTTTTGATAGGGGAGCGACGTATCTCCAATCTCCACTAGCGTGACTGGGATCAATTATAATAGGTAAATGGCTGTATCTTTTGATTACAGGTATTGCACTGATGTCCAAGGTATTTCTTGTTTCATCCATAAACGTTCTAATTCCTCTTTCACACAATATAACTCGGCTGTTGCCCTCAGAAATGATATATTCAGCTGCCATTAAAAATTCTTTGTATGTAGCAGATAACCCTCTTTTGAGTAAAACCGGTTTATTGAGTTTACCTACTTCTTTCAAGAGCGAAAAATTTTGCATGTTTCTGGCTCCTATCTGTAAAACATCGGCATATTTTGAAACTAACTCTACCTCTCTGGTGTCCATAACTTCTGTAACTATCTTTAAACCAATTTCTTCTCTTACTTCTTTGAGAATTTTCAAACCCTCTTCTTTTAAGCCTTGGAAAGAATATGGAGAAGTTCTTGGTTTATAGGCTCCCCCTCTTAGGAATTTAACCCCTTTCTCTTTTAAGAATCGAGCTGTTTCTAAAACCTGTTCTTTACTTTCAACTGCACAAGGTCCCGCAATTGTTAAAAAATTTTTCCCTCCTATTTTTATTCCTCCTATGTCATAGATTGAATCTTTAGGTTTGAATGTTCTACTCGCTAATTTGAAAGGCTGAGTGATCTCTACAACCCTTTCAACACCGGAGTAAGTTTCTATATTGTTCAAAATGTATTCCCTGTCACCTTCCCCTACTACTCCAACAATCGTGTGATTTTCACCTTTATCGGGATGAGCTTTAAAGCCTACTTCTTCAACCTTTTGAATAACCTTTCTAACTTCTTCTTCTGTTGCTTTTTCTTCCATTACGATCACCACCTGAATTCACCTCCAAATTTTAAAAATATTGTCTTTAGAAACTCTAAAGCTTGTTTTAGCGCCCTTTCACCCATACGTTAAGGGGTAAACCCCTTAAGATCCCCAAGTTCAAAATCAAAAATCAACTTAAAAACATAGTTTGCACAGTGACGCAAACAGGGCTCCACCCTGTAACCCTTTAAAAATCAAAATCTCATTTCTTAAAATTGCAACTAAAAAAATAGGTGCCTACTAAAAGAGTAGACACCCATTTTGGAATCTTTGCGGACTATGTTTTTATACAACAAAACAAAGCCACCAAAATGGGTGTCTTGCTAAAATACCAATAATATTTATTTATATTTTCGATTGAGATCTTCGTAACCATTTTGTACTCTCCTCAACTTTTCTTTAAAATTATTTTATCAAGAAAAAAGATTTTTGTCAACTTCAAAAGATTTTTTTCTCCGTAATTCAAAATTAATAGGTATAAAATTATACACAGCTGTAAAATGAGCTAAATGAATCAGTGTTAGAATTTCTTATGAAATGTGTATTTTAAAAGGCTCATTTTCTTAATAAGACGGAGGTGAATAGAGGTGTTTTATTCTACAATGTTGTTGTTGATCCCACCATTGATCTTGGCTATTTGGGCTCAAAGTAGAGTTAGCAGTACTTTCAACAAATACTCTCGAGTCAAATCATCTGTTGGAGAACCAGGTTATATGTTTGCCAGAAGATTACTTGATTCTGTTGGGTTGTATGATGTTAAAATCGAAAGAGTAAGAGGCACTTTGAGTGATCATTATGACCCTACCAAAAAAGTATTGAGACTTTCTGACTCCACTTATAACAGTTCGTCTATAGCTGCTTTGGGTGTGGTAGCTCACGAAGCAGGTCATGCCATACAGCATGCTAAAGGCTATAAACCTTTAGTTCTAAGGAATCTGGCTGTTCCGTTGGCAGGTTTTGGTTCCAACATGGCATGGATTATTTTCTTTGTTGGACTTATTTTTTCTGCCCCTTTCTTACTGAATGCTGGCATTTTTCTCTTTCTTTTCGTGGTTTTGTTTTCAGTTATAACGTTGCCGGTTGAGTTCAATGCCAGTAGTAGAGCTTTGAAACTTTTACCCGTTATGGGAATGTCTAAAGAAGAAGTAGTAGGTGCAAAAAAGGTCTTATCAGCCGCTGCATTGACCTATGTAGCAGCTGCGTTGATGGCCATCGCTCAACTTTTGAGAATGCTAGTGTTAGCTGGTTCAAGAAATTAAGGTAAATCTCCATGATTTGCAAAAGATGGATATTGTATGGAAGGGTTCAAGGTGTCGGTTTAAGACATTTTTTAAGAGTGAATGGGTTAAGGCTTCAACTTGAAGGGTACGTTAGAAATTTACCCGATGGTTCGGTTGAGGTGGTTGTCCAAGGAGAAGAAGAAAAAATATTGAAACTTAAGAAAATCATCTTACAAGGAAATGGATTCAGTAGGTTAGAAGATATTCAAGAAGATGATTTCCCTATAGGCAATTATGGAAGTTTCCATATAGAGTATTGAATCAAAATAGAGGCGAATAGCCTCTATTTTTTTACCAAATTTTTAAACTTTTTATGAAACTTTTTATTTCTTTAAGCATTTTCGCCTTATCGTCGCTGTTTTCATCGATTATTTTTACAAGGGCACTTCCGACTATTATTCCATCGAAATAATCGATAATATTTTTTACTTTTTCCGGGCTATCTATCCCAAAACCGATAGCTAAAGGAAGATCAATATACTTTCTCACTCTTTGTGAGTACTCTTTCAAATGTTCTATAGGTGCCTGGCTATCACCTGTTACTCCCATAATTGATACACAGTACAAAAATCCAGAGCATACCTTAGAAATTTCTTTTAATCGTTCTTCTGAGGTGTTTGGAGCAACCAATAAAATAGGATCGATACCGTTTTCTTTTATTTTTGCGTAAAATTCTTCTTCTTCGTCAAAAGGCAAATCTGGGATTATTACTCCAGAGATGCCCGTATTTCCGGCGTCTGTTATAAAATTATCGATTCCGTAATTGAGAATTGAGTTGTAATAACCCATTAAAACGAGTGGGCAAGTAATATTTTCTTTTATTTCATCCAAGGTTTCAAAAATTTTTTTTAGTGTAACACCATTTTTCAAAGCTTTTTGGCTTGCTCTTTGAATTATCGGCCCATCAGCTAAAGGATCAGAAAAAGGTATCCCCACTTCGATAATATCAACACCATCTTTGTTCAATTCTAATATAATTTCTTTTGTAGCTTCTAAGCTGGGATCTCCGGCTGTTACATAGATGATTAATGCCTTGTTATTTTTAAAAACTTCATTGATTTTGTTCATTCTATTACCTCCCTATTAAGCTCTCTATAAGAATCGACATCCTTGTCTCCTCTCCCAGAGAGATTTATCAACATGATTTTATCTTTATCGAGTGAGGGTGAAATTTTCATAGCATAAGCGATTGCATGAGAACTTTCAAATGCCGGGATAATTCCCTCCAATTTCGTTAAGAGTTCGAAACCTTTCAACGCTTCTTCATCTGTTATGGATACATACTGTGCTCTTTTTTCATCATGTAGGTAACTATGTTCAGGCCCCACACCAGGATAATCTAAACCTGCAGAGATAGAATATGCCAGTTGAATTTGTCCGTCTTCATCTTGTAAAACGTAAGATTTACTCCCGTGAAGCACGCCTACTTTTCCCGTAGTCAGAGAAGCGGCGTGTTGGCCAGTCTCTAATCCCTTTCCTGCAGCTTCTACTCCTATCAATTCAACATCTTTATCTTCTATGAATGGGTAGAATATCCCCATGGCGTTACTACCTCCACCAACACATGCAACTATATAGTCAGGTAACCTCCCTTCTTTTTCTAAAATCTGGATTTTAGCTTCATCACCAATAATCCTTTGGAAATCTCTAACTATTTTAGGATATGGATGTGGTCCTACTACTGAGCCTATAACGTAATGGGTATTTTCAACGTTTGTAACCCAGTCTCTAATAGCTTCATTTATTGCTTCCTTTAAAGTTTGGCTACCACTGTATACAGGCACCACTTTTGCTCCCAGCATCCTCATTTTGTATACGTTGAGAGCTTGTCTTCTGATATCTTCTGCTCCCATGTAGACTATACATTCCAAACCAAATCTTGCAGCGGCGGTTGCAGTTGCCACACCGTGTTGGCCTGCACCGGTCTCTGCGATTATTCTTTTTTTATTCATTCTTTTTGCGAGTAACACTTGTCCCAAGGCGTTATTTATTTTGTGCGCCCCAGTATGGTTTAAATCTTCTCTTTTTAGATATATCTTTGGACCTTTAAGGTATTCGGTGAATCTTTCGGCGAAATATAAAGGGGTAGGCCTTCCACAGTAATCTTTTAACAAACCTTGGTATTCGTCGATGAAATCAGGATCTTTTGAATATTTTTCATAAGCTTCTTCCAATTCCTCAAGAGCTGGAATCAATGTCTCTGGAACATATCTACCACCATACTGACCAAAATAAGCCTTTTTCATCAAATTTCATCCTCCTTTATTATTTTTTGCAATTTAAAAGTTTGTTATAGCACCCCTTCGCCCCGCTCCCCTCTCTTTTTTAGAAAGGGACCTGCGGTCCCTTAACCCAAACATTAAGGGGTAAACCCCTTAAGATCCCTAAATTCAAAATTAAAGTTTATCCCAAAAAAACTTTTTTGCACAAGGCTGCAAAAGGGCTCCGCCCTGTGACCTTTTTAAAATCAAAATCTTGTTTCTAAAACGTGCATTAAAGCCCTTTCGCTCCACTCTCGCCCTTTTAAGATTATCCATTTATTTCTAAATTTTTTATTTTATCGATAGTTTCTTTAATTATCCTAATATCTTTTTTACCTGGAAACAATTCGACTTTACTGTTTAGATCAACAGCATTAGGTTTGATTATTTTTATAGCTTCAACTACATTTTCTAGACCTAAACCACCTGCTAAGATGAATGGTTTTTTTATGTCTACCTTTTTTAAAATCTCCCAATCGAAAGTTTGTCCTGTTCCTCCTATCTTTTGACCAATTCTTGTATCGAATAAGAAGTAATCCACAAAATTACTGTACTTGGACATCTCTTCCAACGAGCTTTCATTTTCAATTTTTATAGCTTTTATCGTTTTTAACTTGCATTTTTTAATTAGATTTACGACTTCTGAACCGTGGAATTGAACGTAATCAAATACTTTACTTCTCTCAATTTTTTCTATTTCTTCTATAGTTGGATTAGCTACAACAGCTACCCTACTTACAAATGGAGGTAACTTTTTTGATATTTCAACAACCTTCGGTAATTCAATTTTTCTTGGACTTTCAGCTAAAATGAAACCTAAAGCATCTACCCCCGCTTCGGATATGTTAATGGCGTCTTCAACGTTAGTGATTCCACAAACTTTTATCCTAATCACTGTAAATTGCCCCTTTTTTCTGGAAATAATTTCCCAATCTTTGAGATAGGATCGTTTTCTTTCATTAGAGCTTCTCCAATTAATACTCCATCTACTCCCAAACTTCTAAGATAATCGACATCACTTTTCTCTTTAATTCCACTTTCTGAAATAACATAAAGATCTTTTCGTTTATCTATTTTTTCAAGTTCTTCAAGTAATTTTTCCGTGTTTCGTAGGTTAACAGAGAAATCTTTCAAATCCCTGTTGTTTATTCCCAATATTTCAGTTTCGGTATCTAAAATCTTTATTAACTCTTGTTGGTTATGAACTTCGACTATAGCCTCTAAACCTATATCTTTTGATATCTTAAGAAAATCTGAAATCTCTTTTTTTGATAGTATTGAAGCTATGAGTAAAATAACGTTGGCTCCTAGAAATAATGACTGGTAAATCTGTACAGGATCGATTATGAAATCTTTTCTTAAAATGGGCAGATTTGTTTTGCCTCTTAATTCTTTTAAAATTTCCGTACTACCTTGAAAGTATTTTTCGTCAGTTAGGATAGAAATAGCATCTGCTCCTGCTTTTATATATAACTTTAATTGCCTTTGCGGATCAAAATTAGTTGAAATAATCCCTTTGCTTGGAGAAGCCTTTTTGATTTCGGCTATTAGAGTTAATTTACCTTTTTTGAAGGAGTCTTTTAAGGATATTTTCTTTTCTTTTAGATTTGCTACTTCTTCCTTTTTTGTTTCAACTATTTTTTCTAAGTACATTTTTTCCTCCTTTTCACGAAGTTTTTGCTTGTAAAGATAGAAAGTTAGTAAACTCTACCATCTCTTCCAATTTTGCCATTGCTTTTTTGCTGTCAATAATCTCTTGGGCATAGGTGATCCCCTCTTCTAAACTGTTGACCTTGTTTGCCACGTATAATCCTGCCGCTGAATTTAAAACGACTACATCCCTTTTTGGCCCCATTTCCCCGTTAAATATGTTTAAGATGATTCTTCTATTTTCTTCTGAGCTTCCGCCTTGAATCTCTTGTATGCTAAACTCTTTCAACCCTAAATCTTCTGGGGATATTTCTAACTTTTCTATCTTGCCTTCATTTAAAAACGCCACTTTATTCTTACCTGACAGTGAAAATTCATCTATGCCCCCCGCTCCGTGAACAACCATCGCCCTTTTCACTCCCAGGTTGTTCAAAACTTTTGCAATAGGGTAAACTAAGTTTGGATCGTATATGCCCATTAATTGATATTTTACATTTGCAGGATTCGTTAAAGGCCCCAAGACGTTAAAAATTGTCCTTATTCCTAATTCTTTTCTCGGTACAGCAGCGTGTTTAGTAGCTTTATGAAAATCTTGAGCAAAAAGAAAGGCTATATTTATCTCTTTCAAGCATCTTTCAACTGAAGAAGGAGGCAAAGATATATTGACTCCTAGAGATTCTAAAACATCTGCGCTACCACTTTTACTTGACACAGATCTGTTGCCGTGTTTCGCAACAGCTACCCCAGCTGCTGCCAAGATAAAAGCTACAGCGGTAGAAATATTGAACGTCCCTTTAGCATCTCCACCTGTTCCACAAGTATCCATGAGTTCGCAGCTTTCGATATAAATTGGTATTGCTTTTTCCTTCATAACCTTTGCACTTGCGGTAATTTCTTCTACTGTTTCTCCCTTCATATGCAGAGCAACTAAAAAACCAGAAAGTTGGCTGTGAGTTACTTTACCTTCCATAATCATCGCCATCGCTTGTTTCATCTCATCTAGGTCTAGATTTTCTCCTTTTACTACTTTTTGAAGATAGTAATTAAACATATGTGACACCCCTTTCAACTTTTATATTTATGAAATTTTTTATCAATTTTGGTCCTACTGTTGTTAATATAGATTCTGGATGGAATTGTACCCCATATATTTGGCAAGTATTGTGTCTTAATGCCATAATTTCTCCGTCTTGTGTAAGAGCGGTTATTTTTAATTCTTTCGGGAACATCTCGTTTGATACGATAAGTGAATGGTATCTAGTAGCTTCAAAGGGGCTATCTATACCTTTAAATATATTCTCCTTTTCTTTAATATAAATCTTAGAAGTTTTTCCATGGAATATCTCTTTTGCTCTGACAACCTTTCCATTGAAAGCCTCTGCAATGCACTGATGACCTAAACAGATTCCAAGAATTGGAATAACCCCCTTAAAATACTTAATAATTTCGATGGAAATTCCAGCATCCTTGGGAACACCTGGTCCTGGAGAAATTATTATGTGAGAAGGTTTGAGCATTTCAATATCTTTTAGGGTTAGTTTGTCGTTTCTATAAACTAAAACTTCATCGAACTTACAAGCAGTTTGATGGATGTTGTACGTGAATGAGTCGTAATTGTCTATCAAAAGAATCATCTCAACAACCCCCCTTTTCTAAAGACTTGAACATCGCCATTGCTTTGTTAACTGTTTCATAATACTCATTTTCACCAATGGAATAAGACACTATCCCAGCACCAGCTTGTATCCTAACTTCATTCTCTTTGCATACCAGGGTTCTGATTGCAATACTTGTATCTAAATTTCCTTTTGTATCGATGTATCCAACTACACCGGCATAGATTTCTCTTGGTTCGTCTTCCAATTCATCAATTATTTCAATTGCCCTAATCTTTGGAGCTCCTGATACAGTCCCGGCTGGGAACAAAGATTTTAATACGTCAAGTGAGTTTAAATAATCCTTTTTTAAACCTTCAACTTGAGAATAGATGTGCATCACATGTGAGTATTTTTCTATTCCAAAAAATTTTGTAACCTTAACACTTCCTTCTTTACATACCCTGCCTAAATCGTTCCTTGCAAGATCAACCAACATTATGTGTTCTGCCCTTTCTTTATCATCATCTAAAAGTTCTTTTTCTATACTTTCATCTACTTGAGTAGTTTCCCCTCTCTTTCTTGTACCAGCAAGGGGTCTAGTGATTACTCTTTCCCCTTCAACTTTTACAAGCATTTCTGGAGATGAACCTAGTATGGTTACCTCCGGAAAATTAAGATAAAACATATAAGGAGAAGGGTTTATCTTTCTTAAATTTTCGTATATTTCAAAAGGATGCTGTTTAATTTTGCAAGAAAACCTCTGAGATAAGACAACCTGAAAGGCCTCGCCAGCATTTATGTAATTCTTTGTTTTTTCTACTTTTTTAATGAATTCTTCTTTACTTGTGCGGTTTTTGATCTTTAATCTAATTTGATTTGCATTTCTTTCGATTTCCTTTTGAGTAAAAGTCTTTTCTAAATCTTTTAATATCTGCTTATTTTCATTTTTAGCTGAAGAAATTCTAGTTTCTATGCCTTCTTCTGATTTGCTATCGACAACATTCACCAAATATCCTACTTCTTCACTTTGATCTAATATCAAAGAGATTCTTGGAAACACTAAGATAGATAGAGGTAATTCTCCATGTTTAAGGTCTCTATCGATTTCATTATGGTATATATCTTCCCAAATTGAAATAATCTCATAACCGAAGTACCCCACAAAACTTGCAAAAAAATCTGGAATGTTTGGAATACTTTCATACTGAATACTTTCTAACTGTTCCTTTAAAAAAGATATGTATTCAGTATTTTCATCAAGAAAATTTTTTCCTCTCTCAATTAAATTAAGTATAGTTTTCTTCTTGGTTATATAATTTAATTTCACGACTTTTAATGGAGTGATTCCTATTAAGGAATACTTTTTTTCGTTGATCAAAAGATTTTCTAATATAAAAGAATATTGATTTTTTAGAGCGAGTTTTTTATAAATTACCGTTGGATCAGTATTTTCAATGTCTATTTTTTCTATAATTGGTAAAATTGATTGATTTATTACAGACTTTTTTGTAAACATATTTTCCTCCTTATCAAGCTAAAGTCTTTTCTGACTTAAAAAAATAAAAGGAGGTCCTTTTATCCCTTTTTTAATAGGAAAAAGACCTCCTAAAATAAAAAAGGGCATCCCTTCAGGGATGCCCTTTGATCAATTTCTAGGCAGATTCATATCGGCATCCCTATCCGAGATGCCACCACCAATTAATTATGTTTTTTGTACTATTTTCTATCATATATGCTTTTAAAAAAAGACTTTCTTGATTTAACATACTCTTACCCCATTAATATCAATTTAGTTTTAGTATAACATAATTTTTTAATACTGTCAAGAAATGTGTTCCATTAAACCTGCAGCTTATCCATTTCATTTTAAAAAATCAATGTTATGAGGATAGGAACTGAAAGAGAAAGAATTACTCCTTGTCCAAAGGCAATTAGAGTGGTTTCTTTATCGGTACTTTTTGATATTACTCCAAGCATGGTGTCCATTGAAGTAGCTCCTCCAATTGAGACCGCTCCTAAAGGAGACCATTTAGCAACTAAAGGGATTAAAACTATCGCTAAAATTTCTCTAATTACATTTGCAGTAAAAGATATTGCTCCCAAAACAGGAGAATAGAGATTGCTTATCATTACCCCTGAAAGAGAGTACCAACCGAATCCTGCAGAAGCGCCTAATGATTCTTTTAAATTCAAGTCCGTAAAGAATATTGCTAAGGCTCCAAAAGCGAGACTTCCTAATATAGTTAAAATTGATTGGAAGAGTATATTTTTCATGTTGATTTTTAATTTTGAGAGAATCTTTTCTTCACTTCCTATATCAACTCCAACACTAAAGACTAAAAACATTAATAAAATAGTTGTTAAATTATTTGGGATATGAATGTTAAAATAGATACCAGATATTATTCCGGCAACAACTGCAGATAAAAGCAATATCATTTAGATTTCTCCTTTTTAAAAAACTTTTCGTAAATAGAAGTGAAAAGAATGCTTCCTATTATTGAAAAAACCGCTATGTATAAAGCGGTTAATCCAATTTCTTTAATTTGAGAAATCAATGAATTATCATTACCAATTTCATAACCCATAAAAAAGAGCAACAGAACCGTCGACCATAAGACAGGTTTAATTTTTTTCAACCATTTTAGCCATCCTTTTAATCCTAAGAAAAGACCGATTGAAAAAGCTATAAGTATTCCAACCATCATAATGGATCACCTCAAAGTCTACTTTATATGATGTCTTTTGTTTTATTCTTCTTCTAATTCTGTGAAGCCTATTCCTATTGCCCCAGGCCCAGAATGAGCTCCGATTACTGCTCCCAATGTGCCTGGATATATTTTACCTTCATAGTTTAATTTTTCTCTTAGCTTTTCTATCATGTATTTTTCGTCTTCTTCACACATAGCATTCCTTGTACATAGTACTACTTTATTGGGATCTTTTATTCTATCTGAAATTATATTGACCATTTCATCTAAAGATTTTCTTCTTGATCTAACCGCTTTTATTGGTTTTACTACTCCATTTACAAATTCCATTATCGGTTTTATATTTAATAGAGTGCCGACAAACTGTGTGGCACCACCTATTCTTCCACCGGCTTTCATGTATTTCAAAGTTTTCACAGTGAATATTGTACTGGTTTTTTTAATTGATTCTTTGGCTATTTTGGAGATTTCTTCAAAAAGTTTTTTCCCGTTTTCAATTATTTGTGCGATTTTTATTTCCAAAGCAGCCTGACCACATGTGCAAGTTCTTGTGTCTATTAAGGTTATTTTTGAATCTTGGTATTGGTTGGTAAAATCTTTTTTTGCAATATTAGCGTTTTGATAACTTGCAGATAACTCGCTTGATATTGTTGTGACTATGATCTCTTTGAAACCTTTGTCATATTTTTCTTTAAAAGCGTTGAACCAATCTTCTGGATTTGGTGCCGCAGTTTTTGGAGCTTTGTCGGGATTTTCAGCCATTTTTTTGTAAAATTCTTCATCTGATATGTCTTTGCCTTGAACAAGGTACTCTTTTCCATCAAAGGTTATGTAAAAAGGAATTTTAAGGATGTTACATTTTCGAAGTATTTCTATTGGTAAGTTGCTTGCAGCATCAACTATTTGTGCTATTTTATTCATAAAAATTCCTCCTTGAAAAGTTTTTAATACTATCTTTGGAAACTCTGAAACCTTCTTTAAACCCTACTTTTAGAATTCAAAAATTATTAAAATACCTCCATCATTCTAAGTTACATACAATGCGCTTTAGCTCCCCTTCGCCCAGCAGCCCGCCCTTCTAAGGAAGGGACCTGCGGTCCCTTTACCCAGCAGAGTGGAGGAGGGCTCCGCCCTGTAACCCTTTTAAATCAGAATCTTATTTTTAAAAATCTTACTATTTCTAAAGTGTCTAAAGTATTTAAATTAATTTTGATCACCTTCGCCCCGCTCATCGCTCATAAGGAAAAAGGGCTCCTTTCTGAAGCCCCATAGTTTTTAAAATTTACCTATTTTTTTTAATTTTTCGGATATTTTTCGAACGTCTTGAGAGTATTCTTCT
The genomic region above belongs to Petrotoga olearia DSM 13574 and contains:
- a CDS encoding prephenate dehydrogenase, giving the protein MLFDTAIIVGTGLIGTSLALAFKETKEISNIIGYDTDNNSLKAALKLGAIDEPAKISDISTVDLIIFATPVESINIILRDTIDLIKEDTVVTDVGSTKYEIIKLFDCFKNKKINFIGGHPLAGSEKSGPLNAKADLFKDKYYILVKSVNCDQIYFNKFERLISKIGAVPIKLDAETHDEILSVTSHLPQVISYYLVKTLMDLKEDNENYLKLVGTGFKDTTRLSKSDPQMWIDIFKQNKNNILTAIENFEKELNTFKKDLIEDKYSEIKDDLIKISNFGF
- a CDS encoding zinc metallopeptidase, translating into MFYSTMLLLIPPLILAIWAQSRVSSTFNKYSRVKSSVGEPGYMFARRLLDSVGLYDVKIERVRGTLSDHYDPTKKVLRLSDSTYNSSSIAALGVVAHEAGHAIQHAKGYKPLVLRNLAVPLAGFGSNMAWIIFFVGLIFSAPFLLNAGIFLFLFVVLFSVITLPVEFNASSRALKLLPVMGMSKEEVVGAKKVLSAAALTYVAAALMAIAQLLRMLVLAGSRN
- the trpD gene encoding anthranilate phosphoribosyltransferase, with translation MFNYYLQKVVKGENLDLDEMKQAMAMIMEGKVTHSQLSGFLVALHMKGETVEEITASAKVMKEKAIPIYIESCELMDTCGTGGDAKGTFNISTAVAFILAAAGVAVAKHGNRSVSSKSGSADVLESLGVNISLPPSSVERCLKEINIAFLFAQDFHKATKHAAVPRKELGIRTIFNVLGPLTNPANVKYQLMGIYDPNLVYPIAKVLNNLGVKRAMVVHGAGGIDEFSLSGKNKVAFLNEGKIEKLEISPEDLGLKEFSIQEIQGGSSEENRRIILNIFNGEMGPKRDVVVLNSAAGLYVANKVNSLEEGITYAQEIIDSKKAMAKLEEMVEFTNFLSLQAKTS
- the aroF gene encoding 3-deoxy-7-phosphoheptulonate synthase, which translates into the protein MVIVMEEKATEEEVRKVIQKVEEVGFKAHPDKGENHTIVGVVGEGDREYILNNIETYSGVERVVEITQPFKLASRTFKPKDSIYDIGGIKIGGKNFLTIAGPCAVESKEQVLETARFLKEKGVKFLRGGAYKPRTSPYSFQGLKEEGLKILKEVREEIGLKIVTEVMDTREVELVSKYADVLQIGARNMQNFSLLKEVGKLNKPVLLKRGLSATYKEFLMAAEYIISEGNSRVILCERGIRTFMDETRNTLDISAIPVIKRYSHLPIIIDPSHASGDWRYVAPLSKAAVAAGADGLIIEVHPDPQNALSDGKQSLNFDQFSELMEQIKAILDIDSKILA
- the trpA gene encoding tryptophan synthase subunit alpha, with protein sequence MNKINEVFKNNKALIIYVTAGDPSLEATKEIILELNKDGVDIIEVGIPFSDPLADGPIIQRASQKALKNGVTLKKIFETLDEIKENITCPLVLMGYYNSILNYGIDNFITDAGNTGISGVIIPDLPFDEEEEFYAKIKENGIDPILLVAPNTSEERLKEISKVCSGFLYCVSIMGVTGDSQAPIEHLKEYSQRVRKYIDLPLAIGFGIDSPEKVKNIIDYFDGIIVGSALVKIIDENSDDKAKMLKEIKSFIKSLKIW
- the trpC gene encoding indole-3-glycerol phosphate synthase TrpC → MYLEKIVETKKEEVANLKEKKISLKDSFKKGKLTLIAEIKKASPSKGIISTNFDPQRQLKLYIKAGADAISILTDEKYFQGSTEILKELRGKTNLPILRKDFIIDPVQIYQSLFLGANVILLIASILSKKEISDFLKISKDIGLEAIVEVHNQQELIKILDTETEILGINNRDLKDFSVNLRNTEKLLEELEKIDKRKDLYVISESGIKEKSDVDYLRSLGVDGVLIGEALMKENDPISKIGKLFPEKRGNLQ
- a CDS encoding phosphoribosylanthranilate isomerase — its product is MIRIKVCGITNVEDAINISEAGVDALGFILAESPRKIELPKVVEISKKLPPFVSRVAVVANPTIEEIEKIERSKVFDYVQFHGSEVVNLIKKCKLKTIKAIKIENESSLEEMSKYSNFVDYFLFDTRIGQKIGGTGQTFDWEILKKVDIKKPFILAGGLGLENVVEAIKIIKPNAVDLNSKVELFPGKKDIRIIKETIDKIKNLEING
- a CDS encoding anthranilate synthase component II, with amino-acid sequence MILLIDNYDSFTYNIHQTACKFDEVLVYRNDKLTLKDIEMLKPSHIIISPGPGVPKDAGISIEIIKYFKGVIPILGICLGHQCIAEAFNGKVVRAKEIFHGKTSKIYIKEKENIFKGIDSPFEATRYHSLIVSNEMFPKELKITALTQDGEIMALRHNTCQIYGVQFHPESILTTVGPKLIKNFINIKVERGVTYV
- the trpB gene encoding tryptophan synthase subunit beta codes for the protein MKKAYFGQYGGRYVPETLIPALEELEEAYEKYSKDPDFIDEYQGLLKDYCGRPTPLYFAERFTEYLKGPKIYLKREDLNHTGAHKINNALGQVLLAKRMNKKRIIAETGAGQHGVATATAAARFGLECIVYMGAEDIRRQALNVYKMRMLGAKVVPVYSGSQTLKEAINEAIRDWVTNVENTHYVIGSVVGPHPYPKIVRDFQRIIGDEAKIQILEKEGRLPDYIVACVGGGSNAMGIFYPFIEDKDVELIGVEAAGKGLETGQHAASLTTGKVGVLHGSKSYVLQDEDGQIQLAYSISAGLDYPGVGPEHSYLHDEKRAQYVSITDEEALKGFELLTKLEGIIPAFESSHAIAYAMKISPSLDKDKIMLINLSGRGDKDVDSYRELNREVIE
- a CDS encoding acylphosphatase, producing MICKRWILYGRVQGVGLRHFLRVNGLRLQLEGYVRNLPDGSVEVVVQGEEEKILKLKKIILQGNGFSRLEDIQEDDFPIGNYGSFHIEY